In Gemmatimonadota bacterium, one genomic interval encodes:
- a CDS encoding sulfatase-like hydrolase/transferase, producing MGTKPNFLIIVTDDQGYGDLTAFKHHAPDVQTPNMDRLAERGVLFSQAYVTAPVCSPSRAGWNTGRHQVRWDPKSSFLCGHPETEKNIAEIMKANGYTTARFGKNDYGLGFHDHEAHEYPLNHGYDEFLGFSAHGHDYFLLTKDIEDRTPDPKGHSAVVGPLMHNRDYKEFGEGYLTEIFTDATIDFLESHQEEPFFVTLSYNSVHHLIHQVPRRYLDKHGVREIPNYDPETMGGYGDWFKRYRILGEINADEFRRYYLANLNCLDDNIGRLLDTLDQLSLADNTIVIMFSDNGGAPNTGACNLPLAGSKFTLWEGGIRVPFILARPNESASGTICDRTISTLDILPTCLQAADINQPEGLDGHPIPKDVTKIADERDLFWRWGDSYAVRSGDWKLLHKGGRRGREPCDGIVERTELLQNTCLFNLKEDPSESQDLIDQHPRVVEHLQELYRAWSEEVDRS from the coding sequence ATGGGCACAAAACCAAATTTTCTCATCATTGTTACAGACGATCAGGGCTACGGCGATCTGACCGCATTCAAACACCATGCGCCAGACGTGCAAACGCCAAACATGGACCGGCTCGCTGAGCGCGGCGTTCTCTTTTCACAGGCCTATGTGACAGCTCCCGTATGCAGCCCTTCGCGTGCCGGGTGGAATACAGGGCGACACCAGGTGCGTTGGGATCCGAAATCCTCCTTTTTATGCGGACATCCTGAAACAGAAAAGAACATCGCCGAAATCATGAAGGCTAACGGCTATACCACAGCGCGTTTCGGCAAGAACGATTACGGCCTGGGCTTTCACGATCACGAGGCTCACGAATATCCGTTGAACCATGGCTATGACGAGTTTCTCGGATTCTCAGCACACGGCCACGACTATTTCCTCCTCACCAAAGACATCGAAGATCGCACGCCCGATCCAAAAGGGCACAGCGCGGTTGTTGGACCGCTTATGCACAACCGGGATTACAAAGAATTTGGAGAAGGTTATCTGACGGAGATCTTTACCGACGCGACAATCGATTTTCTCGAGAGCCACCAGGAAGAACCTTTCTTTGTGACGCTCTCTTACAACTCCGTGCATCACCTGATTCACCAGGTGCCCAGGCGATACCTCGACAAGCACGGCGTAAGGGAGATTCCAAACTACGACCCGGAGACCATGGGCGGGTATGGGGACTGGTTCAAAAGGTATAGAATCCTCGGCGAGATCAATGCCGACGAGTTTCGCAGATACTATCTGGCGAACCTGAATTGCCTCGACGACAATATCGGTCGCCTTCTGGACACGTTGGATCAGCTATCGCTTGCCGACAACACCATCGTGATTATGTTTTCAGACAACGGAGGCGCACCGAACACCGGTGCCTGCAATCTGCCGCTTGCCGGGAGCAAGTTTACGCTCTGGGAGGGCGGGATTCGCGTGCCATTTATCCTCGCCCGTCCAAATGAGTCGGCATCTGGAACGATCTGTGACAGGACGATCTCAACGCTCGATATTCTTCCGACCTGTTTACAGGCGGCAGACATCAATCAGCCAGAAGGTTTGGATGGTCACCCCATTCCAAAAGATGTCACAAAAATCGCAGACGAGCGAGACCTCTTCTGGCGCTGGGGCGACAGTTATGCCGTGCGCTCTGGTGATTGGAAACTGTTGCATAAAGGTGGCAGGAGAGGTCGAGAGCCCTGCGATGGGATCGTTGAACGCACAGAGCTTCTCCAGAATACCTGCCTGTTTAACCTGAAGGAAGATCCCTCCGAGAGTCAAGATCTGATTGATCAGCATCCCAGGGTCGTTGAGCACCTGCAGGAGTTGTACAGAGCCTGGTCTGAGGAAGTCGATAGGAGCTAA
- a CDS encoding sulfatase-like hydrolase/transferase produces the protein MNDDQLNRPSNILYIFTDDQSFRSVSCYPEAHSWISTPNIDRLAHEGMRFSNCYTSAWCAPSRATYLTGKLPHGVMSMHLPTSYPNYVRDPDQCPYWLENLRENGWYTGIVGKWHTGPDHGHGRYWDFSAIWDHSQPEKYGPYYVNQSMSINGGPPEPVGGYSTDNYTEYALEFLRGRAEEPDKPWHLWLCYDAVHGPWKVADRHLQDYPDVSQVPTPEDIYPPRPTKATHMRDYGVWREGDQGQPVGIRDGRTLTDWEQQYNRGVRALDEGVGRVIGAIEEMGQLDDTLVVFTSDQGFAWGQHGFRLKVAPYDANIKAPMIMRLPGRIPAGTVCDVPIGGQDIPPTFLSLIGMEQPWKMHGKDLTPLLSDPNAEWDRPLLMECTGHYFGEDTDVGCGEPIGNPPIPWWVSLCTGKYKYIRWLVPGEIEEMYDLENDPEELENLALESDYHELLAQLRQGTIDELRRTDAGMVDNLPPVKIMTREQLLGGFA, from the coding sequence ATGAACGATGATCAATTGAACCGTCCGAGCAACATTTTATACATCTTCACCGACGATCAGAGCTTTCGGTCTGTGAGTTGCTATCCCGAGGCGCATTCGTGGATCAGTACGCCAAACATCGATCGTCTCGCCCATGAGGGGATGCGTTTTTCCAACTGCTATACCAGTGCCTGGTGTGCGCCTTCACGCGCCACGTACCTGACCGGAAAATTGCCGCATGGCGTGATGAGCATGCACCTGCCCACGAGCTACCCAAACTATGTCCGCGATCCAGACCAGTGTCCGTACTGGCTCGAGAATCTCCGTGAGAATGGTTGGTACACAGGCATCGTCGGCAAATGGCACACAGGTCCCGATCATGGTCACGGTCGGTACTGGGATTTTTCTGCCATCTGGGACCACAGCCAACCCGAGAAATACGGGCCCTATTATGTCAATCAGAGCATGAGTATCAACGGGGGACCGCCGGAACCGGTTGGCGGCTATTCTACCGATAACTACACGGAGTATGCACTTGAATTTCTCCGTGGACGGGCAGAAGAACCGGATAAGCCCTGGCACCTCTGGCTGTGCTATGACGCAGTACACGGCCCCTGGAAAGTGGCTGACCGCCATCTCCAGGATTATCCAGATGTTTCCCAGGTCCCCACGCCAGAAGACATCTATCCGCCGCGCCCGACCAAGGCGACACATATGCGGGACTATGGTGTTTGGCGCGAGGGAGATCAGGGCCAACCTGTAGGCATCCGGGATGGACGGACCCTCACCGATTGGGAACAACAATACAACCGGGGCGTGCGCGCTCTGGATGAAGGGGTTGGCAGGGTGATCGGCGCCATAGAGGAGATGGGGCAATTAGATGATACCCTGGTCGTCTTTACGTCGGACCAGGGATTTGCCTGGGGACAGCACGGCTTTCGACTCAAGGTGGCACCCTATGATGCCAATATCAAAGCGCCGATGATCATGCGGCTGCCGGGACGGATTCCCGCAGGCACAGTATGCGATGTGCCAATCGGCGGCCAGGATATCCCGCCTACCTTTCTCTCGTTGATCGGCATGGAACAACCCTGGAAGATGCACGGGAAGGACCTGACACCATTGCTCTCCGATCCCAACGCCGAATGGGATCGCCCGCTGCTGATGGAGTGTACGGGTCATTATTTTGGCGAAGACACCGATGTCGGCTGTGGCGAGCCAATAGGCAATCCTCCTATCCCCTGGTGGGTATCTCTGTGCACGGGAAAGTACAAATATATCCGCTGGCTCGTCCCCGGGGAGATCGAAGAGATGTACGATCTCGAGAATGACCCCGAGGAACTGGAAAACCTCGCTTTGGAATCCGATTACCACGAGTTGCTTGCCCAACTTCGGCAAGGGACCATTGATGAGCTTCGACGCACGGACGCGGGAATGGTCGATAACCTGCCACCAGTCAAGATAATGACCAGAGAGCAGCTTCTCGGCGGGTTTGCGTGA
- a CDS encoding phytanoyl-CoA dioxygenase family protein: MNTALAALSTEEIQQFITNGFLVKRNILDPKLCAAARDRLWAGNTSSHLRRDDPQTWLNGLPEADRQSTPDGMNDRTGDHGWRLRELSGDEDLINLLPRRVFPWFEQLLGEGEVVTPEVTSSAADPDPRGSRLRGWPVWGGKELRGMYCVLPRERPGDSPALADAVRAGAHIDPEPVHLVASAYVDQVPKGGGGIALFPGSHRLLYEAEPDSVDLARYSILHSPHPESGAAAFVLPQPAGLKDALADIEPFEFFGDEGDVVLWHGRMFHSATRNYSNPPQIRQMILYDAYKKSVYDRVYNGRYVKGPRPSPPPNVRKLHELELGPEVPPPEPRPEGPGLWDDWSEAVRTVAASFASRPSARRSV; this comes from the coding sequence ATGAATACAGCATTGGCAGCACTGAGTACAGAAGAGATCCAACAATTTATTACGAACGGATTCCTCGTTAAACGAAATATTCTCGACCCCAAACTTTGTGCTGCAGCGCGGGACAGGCTGTGGGCGGGAAACACCTCAAGTCATTTGCGCCGAGACGATCCTCAAACCTGGCTAAACGGTCTTCCGGAGGCAGATCGTCAAAGCACGCCTGATGGCATGAATGATCGCACCGGTGACCACGGCTGGCGATTGCGTGAACTCTCTGGCGACGAGGACTTAATCAACTTGCTTCCACGCCGTGTATTCCCGTGGTTTGAGCAACTTCTCGGCGAAGGTGAAGTTGTGACACCAGAGGTAACTTCCTCCGCGGCCGATCCAGATCCGCGTGGAAGTCGGTTGCGTGGTTGGCCAGTCTGGGGTGGCAAGGAGTTGCGCGGTATGTATTGCGTGCTGCCGAGAGAGCGTCCTGGCGACTCACCTGCTCTGGCGGATGCCGTCCGTGCCGGTGCACACATTGATCCCGAGCCGGTGCATCTGGTGGCAAGCGCATACGTTGACCAGGTTCCCAAGGGTGGAGGTGGCATCGCCCTTTTTCCCGGCAGTCACCGCTTGCTCTACGAAGCAGAGCCGGACTCTGTAGATCTTGCCCGCTATTCAATTCTACATTCGCCCCATCCGGAAAGCGGCGCTGCGGCATTTGTTTTGCCGCAGCCTGCAGGACTCAAGGACGCACTCGCCGACATTGAACCCTTTGAGTTTTTTGGTGACGAGGGCGATGTGGTTTTGTGGCACGGGCGAATGTTCCACTCGGCAACGCGGAACTACAGCAATCCTCCGCAGATTCGACAGATGATTCTTTATGATGCTTACAAAAAATCTGTATATGACAGAGTATATAACGGCCGTTATGTCAAAGGGCCACGACCATCGCCACCGCCCAACGTGAGAAAACTCCACGAACTTGAACTTGGGCCAGAAGTTCCCCCGCCAGAGCCTCGCCCGGAAGGTCCGGGGCTTTGGGATGATTGGAGCGAGGCTGTTCGCACGGTTGCAGCTTCTTTCGCATCGAGGCCATCGGCGAGACGGAGCGTCTGA
- a CDS encoding sulfatase-like hydrolase/transferase: MNQPNILFVFTDQQRTDTMSCYGNDWIQSPHLNALSERSFVFENAYVGQAVCTPSRGTLMSGLYPHSHGCVANGIHLREDTKSIAEMMPDTYRKAYMGKWHLGNDTVRQHGFDEWISIQDNLRHLNTIQDAPMSSHYEWLVAQGVEPPSHLAPDLKQFSAGDRARLPAEQQVGAFVAQEADRFIRENVDQPWLLVCSTFEPHPPYTGPYDGLYDPEKLPVGPTFLKQPEGHSRFNRVRAEHYATKKEAGEDLSTELGWRKVRSQYFGNMKIVDDAVGRIIQALEETGQLENTIIAYTSDHGEMVGDHAMMEKRTFYEESARVPFLLSVPWLNKEQKRIDGVFGHADLVPTLLDLAGVEVSDQCEGESLAGALTGERDLKDHVAFMEWNGIGDRNLGNPSINLMATLPWRSVVTGDRWKLNLCAGDQCELFDLNTDPYEENNLFDVPEHRDRIRDMAAKIRLWQHETGDTVPLPSV; this comes from the coding sequence ATGAATCAACCGAATATTCTTTTTGTGTTCACAGATCAGCAACGCACAGATACCATGTCGTGTTACGGCAATGATTGGATTCAATCGCCGCATTTGAATGCGCTTTCGGAGCGGTCTTTTGTTTTTGAGAATGCGTATGTTGGTCAGGCTGTGTGTACGCCATCGCGGGGTACGCTGATGTCTGGGTTGTACCCTCATTCGCACGGATGTGTGGCGAATGGGATTCATCTACGAGAAGATACAAAGTCGATTGCGGAAATGATGCCAGATACATATCGCAAGGCATATATGGGCAAATGGCATTTGGGCAACGATACCGTTCGCCAACATGGGTTTGATGAGTGGATCAGTATTCAGGATAATTTGCGGCATTTGAATACGATTCAAGATGCGCCGATGAGTTCCCACTATGAGTGGTTGGTGGCGCAGGGCGTTGAACCACCCTCGCATTTGGCACCGGACTTGAAACAATTTTCTGCAGGAGATCGCGCGCGTTTGCCAGCGGAACAACAGGTCGGGGCGTTTGTCGCGCAGGAAGCGGATCGGTTTATTCGAGAAAATGTCGATCAGCCCTGGTTACTGGTGTGCAGTACGTTTGAACCGCACCCTCCATATACAGGGCCGTATGACGGTTTGTATGATCCTGAGAAATTGCCGGTTGGCCCGACGTTTTTGAAACAGCCTGAAGGACATTCGCGATTTAATCGGGTGCGAGCAGAGCATTATGCAACGAAGAAGGAGGCAGGTGAAGATTTAAGTACGGAATTGGGATGGCGGAAAGTGAGATCGCAATACTTCGGAAATATGAAGATTGTGGATGATGCTGTGGGGCGGATCATTCAGGCATTGGAAGAGACAGGGCAACTGGAGAATACGATTATTGCTTACACGAGTGATCATGGGGAAATGGTGGGCGATCATGCCATGATGGAAAAGCGGACGTTTTACGAAGAGTCTGCGCGAGTGCCGTTTTTGCTCAGTGTGCCGTGGTTGAATAAGGAACAGAAACGAATCGATGGTGTGTTTGGGCATGCGGATTTGGTGCCGACGCTTTTGGATCTGGCGGGCGTTGAAGTTTCAGATCAGTGTGAAGGGGAGAGTTTGGCTGGTGCACTCACCGGTGAGCGCGATTTGAAGGATCACGTTGCATTTATGGAGTGGAATGGGATTGGCGATCGCAATTTAGGGAATCCAAGCATTAACTTGATGGCGACATTGCCCTGGCGATCTGTGGTGACGGGTGATCGCTGGAAGTTGAATTTGTGTGCTGGTGATCAGTGTGAGTTGTTCGACCTTAATACAGATCCTTATGAAGAAAACAATCTGTTTGATGTTCCTGAACATCGCGATCGCATTCGCGATATGGCGGCGAAGATTCGATTGTGGCAACATGAAACAGGAGATACTGTGCCTTTGCCGAGTGTTTAG
- a CDS encoding sulfatase, whose product MANKEKPNIVFILTDQWRAQATGYAGDPNVKTPNLDALAQKSIRLDTTVSTCPVCCPARACLLTGQYPLTHGIFLNQIRLEPNTTTFAEVLKSHGYDTAYIGKWHLDGDTHEQNFIPPERRLGFDFWRAHECSHNYYDSPYYDDSGIMKKWEGYDAFAQTDCAIEYLEGRQDEDDPFFLFVSYGPPHNPFHKVPEEYRALYNEDEIVLRDNVPAESVATARNDMWGYYAHITALDHCVGRVEEALKRLGVTEDTILVFTSDHGEMNGSQGHDRKIRPWDESILVPFLLRLPDGIGRQIDTPFGIPDMMPTLLDLVGAPVPEGVEGVSFAKHMLGEADAPLEASLFGCYVPFANYSYEHGGREYRGVRTSRYTYVRDLEGPWLLYDNEADPYQLENLCGRPEVESVQTHLEGLLSDLLKEQNDAFENGQELLDQWGYEMVNPHAFRRKQM is encoded by the coding sequence GTGGCCAACAAAGAGAAGCCCAATATTGTATTCATTTTGACCGATCAGTGGCGCGCACAGGCGACGGGGTATGCGGGAGATCCAAATGTTAAGACACCCAATCTCGATGCCCTGGCTCAAAAGAGTATTCGGTTGGATACGACTGTGTCAACGTGCCCGGTTTGTTGTCCAGCTCGTGCCTGTCTTTTGACCGGGCAATATCCACTGACGCATGGGATCTTTTTAAACCAAATTCGGCTTGAGCCCAATACAACCACATTCGCTGAGGTTCTAAAGTCACACGGTTATGACACCGCATACATTGGCAAGTGGCATTTGGACGGAGATACCCACGAGCAAAATTTCATCCCACCTGAGCGACGGTTGGGCTTTGACTTTTGGCGCGCGCACGAATGCTCGCACAATTATTACGATTCGCCCTATTATGATGACTCGGGCATTATGAAAAAGTGGGAAGGATACGATGCGTTTGCACAGACCGATTGTGCGATTGAGTATCTGGAGGGCAGGCAGGATGAAGACGATCCCTTTTTCCTGTTTGTATCCTACGGCCCGCCTCATAACCCTTTCCACAAAGTGCCGGAAGAATACAGAGCGCTCTACAATGAAGATGAAATCGTATTGAGAGACAATGTGCCTGCTGAGAGTGTAGCGACTGCCCGGAATGATATGTGGGGTTATTATGCGCATATTACGGCACTTGATCACTGTGTTGGGCGTGTTGAAGAAGCACTTAAACGCCTCGGGGTGACAGAGGATACAATTCTTGTGTTTACCTCTGATCACGGTGAAATGAATGGGTCGCAAGGCCATGATCGGAAAATACGGCCCTGGGATGAATCTATTCTTGTGCCCTTTCTGTTGCGTTTGCCAGATGGGATTGGTCGTCAAATCGACACCCCTTTTGGCATACCAGATATGATGCCGACGTTGTTGGATCTGGTAGGCGCGCCTGTACCGGAAGGCGTCGAAGGGGTGAGTTTTGCCAAACACATGCTCGGTGAAGCCGATGCGCCTTTGGAGGCTTCACTTTTTGGATGCTACGTTCCGTTTGCCAATTATTCTTATGAACATGGTGGCAGGGAATATCGAGGCGTTCGCACGAGCCGTTATACTTATGTGCGTGACCTGGAGGGGCCCTGGTTGCTATATGACAATGAGGCAGATCCTTATCAGTTGGAGAACCTTTGTGGTCGGCCTGAGGTAGAATCTGTTCAAACGCATCTGGAAGGTTTGCTTTCAGATCTGTTGAAGGAACAGAACGACGCGTTTGAGAACGGGCAGGAATTGTTGGATCAATGGGGATATGAAATGGTAAATCCCCACGCATTTCGCAGGAAACAAATGTAA
- a CDS encoding phytanoyl-CoA dioxygenase family protein, giving the protein MALNEDQLTFYRQNGYLLASGLISDQIAAQAEAAMWKLMDMDAGDASTWSTVPETADTYNKGSGAVIFNGVQDPDLMACATDDYLNAVAQLLGEPIDSLHSPEAIFALNLLGRPGQWTMPRHPHIDGLNPKHVPKTFPGPYRITSLLYLSDIEPQGGGTCVWPGSPSKIRALAESDPVKYEHLKDLNKDIPSLDLEPGIELTPKRGDILFFSHLFGHNGSVNTAAKPRFMMRFFCSCEKCYTTWPKADHWGFWTP; this is encoded by the coding sequence ATGGCTCTAAACGAAGATCAGCTCACCTTTTACCGACAAAACGGCTACTTGCTGGCCTCCGGCCTGATTTCTGATCAGATCGCGGCTCAAGCCGAAGCGGCGATGTGGAAGCTGATGGACATGGACGCGGGGGATGCGTCCACCTGGTCGACGGTGCCGGAGACCGCCGATACGTATAACAAAGGCAGCGGTGCGGTGATCTTTAACGGGGTGCAGGATCCCGATTTGATGGCCTGCGCCACAGACGACTACCTCAACGCTGTAGCGCAGCTGCTGGGCGAACCGATTGATTCGTTGCACTCACCCGAAGCGATCTTTGCACTAAATTTGTTGGGGCGTCCGGGGCAATGGACCATGCCACGGCACCCGCACATCGACGGCCTCAACCCGAAGCATGTGCCCAAGACCTTTCCCGGGCCCTATCGCATCACCAGCCTCCTCTATCTAAGCGATATCGAACCGCAGGGCGGCGGGACCTGTGTTTGGCCTGGTTCGCCCAGCAAGATACGCGCCCTGGCTGAATCCGATCCGGTCAAGTACGAGCACCTGAAAGATCTGAACAAGGATATCCCCTCGTTAGATCTGGAACCCGGTATCGAACTGACACCGAAGCGCGGTGATATCCTTTTTTTTTCACACTTGTTCGGCCACAATGGGTCGGTCAATACTGCGGCTAAACCACGTTTTATGATGCGCTTTTTTTGTTCGTGCGAAAAATGCTACACGACCTGGCCCAAGGCGGATCATTGGGGTTTTTGGACGCCATAG
- a CDS encoding phytanoyl-CoA dioxygenase family protein, producing the protein MAQMTESSIDLDWHALSEQEIRQFDEQGYLIVRDVLDQDMIDRVVEAADRLIASDDQHMRTGRLGFKNCIVKDDAFIPLLTHAKSLSVAVQLLGAHIQLMVSQLAYRGSSDPSKKVRRVGWHRDYGAATKVLGNHVPRVLLKCAFYLNDLTEPNSGMTLVAPGSNRHSNPIEVPEGEPGPKGYVEASLKAGDCLFFENRTGHAAGINTSGNMRKAIMIGYGYRWVMPLDYRSQEPAFMDKLDELGRYLVGERYPKIEGYKAGGGDSPLTPWCEENGAPEIRPVV; encoded by the coding sequence ATGGCTCAGATGACAGAATCGTCGATTGATTTGGACTGGCATGCGCTTTCAGAACAAGAAATCAGGCAATTTGATGAGCAAGGCTATCTCATCGTGCGCGACGTGCTCGATCAGGACATGATTGACCGGGTCGTTGAGGCTGCTGATCGGTTGATTGCGAGTGACGACCAACACATGCGCACGGGACGACTGGGCTTTAAGAATTGTATTGTGAAAGATGATGCTTTTATTCCACTGCTAACCCACGCCAAATCGCTGTCGGTTGCGGTACAGCTTTTGGGTGCACATATCCAACTGATGGTATCACAACTTGCTTATAGAGGCTCTTCCGATCCCTCGAAGAAAGTTCGGCGGGTCGGATGGCATCGCGATTATGGTGCAGCGACAAAAGTATTGGGAAATCATGTGCCCCGTGTGTTGTTAAAGTGCGCGTTTTATCTCAATGATCTGACCGAACCAAACTCGGGTATGACGCTGGTTGCGCCTGGCTCCAATCGCCATAGCAACCCCATTGAAGTCCCTGAAGGAGAGCCTGGACCAAAAGGTTATGTTGAAGCTTCTTTAAAGGCGGGTGATTGCCTATTCTTTGAAAATCGAACCGGGCATGCAGCAGGGATAAACACATCGGGTAACATGCGAAAGGCGATCATGATTGGTTATGGCTATCGTTGGGTGATGCCGCTGGATTATCGAAGCCAGGAGCCTGCCTTTATGGATAAACTGGATGAATTGGGCCGATATCTGGTTGGTGAAAGATATCCAAAGATAGAGGGTTACAAAGCTGGTGGCGGAGATAGCCCACTTACGCCGTGGTGCGAAGAGAATGGCGCGCCAGAGATCAGACCGGTTGTTTAA
- a CDS encoding sulfatase — translation MPPNILFAFADDWGRYASAYRPVEGENAINALLDTPNFDRIAEEGVLFRNAFVPAPSCTPCRSSILSGQYFWQTGLGAILQGAVWDETIPTYPLILEENGYHIGYTYKVWSPGRTMNAPYGAERTRYEPAGRLYNRFSHVATERASELGIDGAKEMLLEETRQNFDAFLEARPAEKPFCYWWGPTNTHRTWERGSGKALWGLEPDDLEGRLPAFLPDVHDIREDVNDYLGECLAVDAGLGVLIDRLEAIGELDNTLIVVSGDHGIPGFPRAKCNLYNIGCEVALAARWPERIPSARVVDDFVNLMDLAPTFLDAAGVDIPDSMTARSLLPVLESNRSGQVEAERTAVVTGRERHNVMARDGMPYPMRAIRTRDFLYIHNFEPDRWPVGDPRGLDDPNAEAPSWDSLLASSRPAYSDMDGGPTKAWMIHHRADKDVQPLFEIGFGKRPREELYDLRVDPHYMNNVATNPDYDQIRKDLANELMGLLWENDDPRLVESPCRFEQAPYAGPLEGDELQEEIERLTNLGLSALIPNVTGE, via the coding sequence ATGCCCCCCAACATACTCTTTGCCTTTGCGGACGACTGGGGACGTTATGCCAGCGCATACCGTCCCGTCGAGGGCGAAAACGCGATTAACGCACTCCTCGACACCCCAAACTTCGACCGGATTGCCGAGGAAGGTGTGCTCTTCCGAAACGCCTTTGTTCCGGCGCCCAGTTGCACGCCCTGCCGGAGTTCCATCCTCTCGGGACAGTACTTCTGGCAGACGGGCCTCGGCGCCATCCTGCAGGGCGCTGTGTGGGACGAGACCATTCCGACCTATCCCCTCATTCTCGAGGAAAATGGCTACCACATCGGGTACACGTACAAGGTCTGGTCTCCGGGAAGAACCATGAACGCCCCCTACGGCGCAGAGCGCACGCGGTACGAGCCGGCTGGCAGGCTGTACAACCGCTTCTCTCACGTCGCGACCGAACGGGCATCTGAGCTCGGAATCGACGGGGCCAAAGAGATGCTCCTCGAAGAGACGCGGCAGAACTTCGACGCCTTCCTGGAGGCGAGGCCAGCGGAAAAGCCCTTCTGCTACTGGTGGGGTCCGACCAACACCCACCGTACCTGGGAGCGCGGCTCCGGCAAGGCGCTATGGGGGCTGGAGCCCGACGACCTGGAAGGTCGCCTTCCGGCCTTCCTCCCCGACGTCCACGACATCCGTGAAGACGTAAACGACTACCTGGGAGAGTGTCTGGCGGTAGATGCGGGTCTGGGTGTCCTGATCGATCGCCTCGAGGCCATCGGCGAACTGGACAATACACTCATCGTCGTCAGCGGCGACCACGGCATTCCGGGCTTCCCGCGCGCCAAGTGCAACCTTTACAACATCGGTTGCGAGGTAGCGCTGGCCGCCCGGTGGCCAGAACGCATCCCTTCTGCCCGCGTCGTCGATGACTTCGTCAACCTGATGGATCTGGCGCCCACTTTCCTCGACGCCGCGGGCGTTGACATCCCAGACAGCATGACGGCTCGCAGCCTTCTACCTGTGCTCGAAAGCAACAGGAGTGGACAGGTAGAAGCAGAGCGCACGGCCGTCGTTACGGGCCGGGAGCGCCACAATGTCATGGCGAGAGATGGCATGCCCTATCCGATGCGTGCGATCCGCACCCGGGACTTTCTCTACATCCACAACTTTGAGCCCGACCGTTGGCCTGTGGGGGATCCCCGAGGGCTCGACGACCCCAATGCGGAGGCGCCGTCCTGGGACAGTCTCCTGGCCAGCTCGCGCCCGGCGTATTCCGACATGGATGGGGGTCCAACCAAGGCCTGGATGATTCACCACCGCGCCGACAAAGATGTACAGCCCCTCTTTGAGATCGGCTTCGGTAAACGTCCTCGAGAGGAACTCTACGACCTTCGGGTCGATCCCCACTACATGAACAATGTCGCCACGAACCCGGACTACGATCAGATCCGCAAAGACCTGGCGAACGAACTCATGGGTCTCCTATGGGAGAACGACGACCCACGCCTGGTGGAGTCTCCATGTCGCTTCGAGCAGGCCCCCTACGCGGGTCCGCTGGAGGGCGACGAACTCCAGGAGGAAATCGAGCGGCTAACAAACCTGGGCTTGTCGGCACTCATTCCGAATGTTACGGGAGAATGA